The following proteins are encoded in a genomic region of Paenibacillus sp. FSL R7-0273:
- a CDS encoding oligosaccharide flippase family protein encodes MKTNIKLAAIITYLSVFLGVIISLGSTPYIVSTLGKSEYGLYSLVNSIIAYIVLLDLGFGSAVVRFNSKFISENDSNGQRNINGMFLVLFSGIGLLALLASLVLVFNFNSIFTSLNETELGILRTIFIIAAVNVAISFPMNIYSSIITAYERFVYLKIINLLRVVISPAMMVLVLFMGLRSVGMVSVALGLNIAIGLANYFVCRYKMKMVVKFSTFDSKLFKEVFSYSSYILLSSIAFQLYTNADPLIIGMFLGATPIAIYAISTQLNTYIMNFSNVLSSFYLPKLTKMIVKGADQARLMVELVKIGRIQALIVGYIVSGFVLFGQVFILIWLGEGYRYAYTIALIIIIPQITSIVQSLFATMLEAMNRHKVKALIYFSIAILKIILTLLFIRVWGITGCAIATAIGMIVNVVLNNIYYKYKLKFDIFYFWKEIVKVFTPVVLLGGVCGYLLTYVSITSYLQLGLYVILYSMLYAATMWIFSMNADEKQIVRGPMRKVVLRSQT; translated from the coding sequence TTGAAAACCAATATAAAACTTGCTGCAATTATAACCTATCTCTCTGTCTTTCTCGGTGTGATTATTTCCCTGGGTTCCACGCCTTACATCGTTTCGACTCTGGGGAAATCGGAATACGGGCTATATTCACTGGTGAACTCGATTATCGCTTATATCGTGCTGCTGGACCTCGGCTTCGGCAGTGCGGTTGTACGGTTCAACTCCAAATTCATCTCTGAAAATGATTCGAACGGCCAGCGGAACATCAACGGGATGTTTCTGGTGCTGTTCTCGGGAATCGGCCTCCTTGCCCTGCTTGCCAGCCTGGTTCTGGTATTTAATTTCAATTCGATTTTTACCAGTCTCAATGAAACTGAGCTAGGCATCCTCCGGACGATCTTCATCATCGCAGCGGTCAATGTAGCGATCTCATTCCCGATGAATATCTACAGCTCCATCATTACCGCCTACGAACGCTTTGTATATCTCAAAATCATCAATCTGCTGCGGGTGGTTATTTCTCCGGCGATGATGGTGCTGGTGCTGTTCATGGGCCTGAGATCGGTCGGAATGGTTTCCGTCGCCCTTGGACTGAACATCGCTATCGGGCTGGCTAACTACTTTGTCTGCCGGTACAAGATGAAGATGGTTGTGAAATTCAGTACGTTTGACAGCAAGCTGTTCAAGGAAGTGTTCAGCTATTCTTCCTACATCCTGTTGTCCTCCATTGCCTTTCAGCTGTATACAAATGCCGATCCTTTGATCATCGGTATGTTCCTGGGCGCTACTCCAATCGCGATTTATGCGATTTCTACCCAGCTGAACACGTACATTATGAACTTTTCCAATGTGCTGTCCAGCTTTTACCTGCCCAAGCTTACCAAAATGATTGTCAAAGGCGCAGACCAGGCCAGGCTGATGGTTGAGCTCGTCAAAATCGGCAGAATCCAGGCGCTCATCGTCGGCTATATAGTGTCAGGGTTTGTGCTGTTCGGGCAGGTGTTCATTCTGATCTGGCTGGGTGAAGGCTACCGGTATGCGTACACGATTGCGCTGATCATAATCATTCCGCAGATCACCTCGATCGTCCAGTCGCTGTTCGCCACGATGCTGGAGGCGATGAACAGGCACAAGGTTAAGGCCTTGATCTATTTTTCCATCGCCATCCTGAAAATCATTCTGACGCTGCTGTTCATCCGGGTCTGGGGCATCACCGGCTGTGCGATTGCTACGGCTATAGGCATGATCGTTAACGTCGTCCTGAATAATATCTACTATAAGTATAAGCTGAAATTCGACATCTTCTATTTCTGGAAGGAGATCGTCAAGGTATTCACTCCGGTCGTGCTGCTTGGCGGCGTATGCGGATACCTGCTGACGTATGTGAGCATTACCTCCTATCTCCAGCTGGGCCTGTATGTAATCCTCTATTCCATGC
- a CDS encoding polysaccharide pyruvyl transferase family protein, which yields MTNLIHKMLPLSFRNYVSNNEFYRYFRGYMANRDLYRNKSKAIFVVGSPEHDNLGDHAITMAQMNFLQKAFPDYTLIEIVADRLTSNWKCLMEYSTPDDIFALQGGGNFGIEYFREEEVRRKIIGNFPNNKIILFPQTIYFGDTELGRKEFKKTQALYSAHKDLTLVAREKTSYEIMKENFKNNDVLLTPDIVMSLDITEPQKARSGALMCIRADKESIFNEAEKKTIHNSVSQAFDQLTYSDTCIIRYIPVEEREHELYKLWNQFKEAEIVVTDRLHGMIFAAITSTPCIALGNYNYKVVGSYEWIKHLGYIKFTNDINDIPALLEELSGLPAPRYNNDFSTRHYNQIIEALSAGRDEFSSSSTVTA from the coding sequence ATGACCAACCTTATTCATAAGATGCTGCCGCTGTCCTTCCGGAATTATGTGAGCAATAATGAATTTTACCGTTATTTCCGGGGCTATATGGCCAACAGAGACCTGTACAGGAATAAATCGAAGGCCATCTTTGTAGTCGGCTCTCCGGAACATGATAATCTCGGCGACCATGCGATAACGATGGCTCAGATGAATTTTCTCCAGAAGGCTTTTCCGGATTACACGCTCATAGAAATTGTAGCTGACAGACTGACCTCTAACTGGAAATGTCTTATGGAGTATTCTACCCCTGATGACATTTTCGCGCTCCAGGGCGGAGGAAATTTCGGCATCGAATATTTCAGAGAAGAAGAGGTCCGCAGAAAGATCATCGGCAATTTCCCCAATAACAAAATCATCCTATTCCCTCAGACCATTTACTTTGGTGATACCGAGCTAGGCCGCAAGGAGTTCAAAAAAACGCAAGCCCTCTACAGCGCCCACAAGGATCTGACTCTCGTAGCCAGAGAAAAAACATCGTACGAAATTATGAAGGAAAACTTCAAAAACAACGATGTTCTGCTGACTCCGGACATTGTAATGTCGCTGGATATTACGGAGCCGCAAAAAGCGCGCAGCGGCGCTCTTATGTGCATCAGAGCGGATAAGGAAAGTATCTTTAATGAAGCGGAAAAGAAAACCATCCATAACAGCGTCTCGCAGGCTTTTGACCAGCTGACTTATTCCGATACCTGCATCATCCGTTACATCCCGGTTGAAGAACGGGAGCATGAGCTGTATAAGCTTTGGAACCAGTTCAAGGAGGCGGAAATCGTCGTTACGGACCGGCTGCACGGGATGATTTTTGCGGCAATCACCTCTACTCCTTGTATCGCACTCGGCAATTACAATTACAAGGTCGTAGGCAGCTACGAATGGATCAAGCATCTCGGCTATATCAAGTTCACTAACGATATTAATGATATTCCGGCATTGCTTGAGGAGCTTAGCGGGCTCCCGGCTCCGCGGTACAACAATGATTTCTCCACCCGTCATTACAACCAGATCATTGAGGCCCTGTCGGCTGGCAGAGATGAATTCTCTTCATCCTCTACCGTAACGGCCTAG
- a CDS encoding glycosyltransferase family 2 protein has product MKPEISIIVPIYKVEMYLRKCVDSILAQTFRDFELILVNDGSPDNCGEICERYKELDSRVKVIHKQNGGLSDARNYGIDIASGKYIGFVDSDDWIEPDMFEALHGLITAHDADIAVCGHTEVEDGVYVDKEFSHEVRVYNNEEAFKKLLEDTEIKNLAWDKLYKAELFAKVRYPVGRYFEDMFATYKLFMQAKKVVSLDSPKYLYLRRGDSITGKMNNRKYYDRICAWKELYEDIKHKNYPEAIEKSLARNVTEGIELCNLQMIAGENSANKEFIAELGSFFSKHLKAVMRNKSISKQMKLATLLILTSSNTYRVLYQSKLRVKGSNLT; this is encoded by the coding sequence ATGAAACCGGAGATAAGCATCATTGTGCCTATCTATAAAGTTGAAATGTATTTACGCAAGTGTGTTGATTCCATCCTCGCACAGACCTTCAGAGACTTCGAACTGATTCTTGTAAACGATGGCTCTCCTGACAATTGCGGCGAAATCTGCGAACGTTATAAAGAGCTGGACTCCCGGGTTAAGGTCATCCACAAACAGAACGGCGGACTGTCCGACGCGCGTAATTACGGTATTGATATCGCCTCAGGCAAATATATCGGCTTTGTGGACAGCGACGACTGGATCGAGCCCGATATGTTTGAGGCTCTGCACGGCCTGATCACTGCCCATGATGCAGACATTGCCGTGTGCGGCCATACGGAGGTCGAAGACGGTGTGTATGTGGATAAGGAGTTCTCCCATGAGGTCCGTGTCTACAATAATGAAGAAGCATTCAAAAAGCTGCTGGAGGATACAGAGATTAAGAATCTGGCCTGGGATAAGCTGTATAAGGCGGAGCTGTTCGCAAAGGTAAGGTATCCGGTCGGCAGATATTTCGAGGATATGTTCGCAACCTACAAGCTGTTTATGCAGGCGAAAAAGGTCGTTTCCCTCGATTCCCCCAAATATTTGTATCTGCGCAGAGGTGACAGTATTACAGGCAAGATGAATAACCGGAAATATTATGACCGGATCTGCGCCTGGAAGGAGCTGTATGAGGACATCAAGCATAAAAACTACCCTGAAGCGATTGAAAAATCCCTGGCCAGGAACGTGACCGAGGGCATTGAGCTGTGCAATCTCCAGATGATCGCCGGAGAAAACAGTGCCAATAAGGAATTTATTGCTGAGCTGGGCAGCTTTTTCAGCAAACATCTTAAAGCGGTAATGCGCAACAAAAGCATCAGCAAGCAGATGAAATTAGCCACTTTGCTTATTCTGACAAGCTCCAACACATATAGAGTGCTGTATCAATCCAAACTTCGTGTGAAGGGAAGTAACCTGACATGA
- a CDS encoding aldose 1-epimerase family protein has protein sequence MNTILRSGDAEAVINSLGAELTSFRLLATGNEYIWSGDAEFWTGRSPVLFPIIGAARGGKIRTGGSTYAIGNHGFARRSEFTLVEATDTQAVFRLSSNEQTLASYPYTFSLVLTYILSGSTLEISYRVENTDEQDIYFQLGTHPAFNCPLGGQGAITDNYLEFSEPEQLERLFLNDEGLVISGKSAPVLDNGQQLSLSHEMFLEGALIFQGVKSNTIMLKSRLTDQTVSVTSQGFPDLGLWQPKNAPFVCIEPWQGIADGEDFTGELQEKTGVINLPQGGHFNSSLKIQIR, from the coding sequence ATGAACACTATACTGCGCAGCGGGGATGCCGAAGCTGTCATCAACTCACTGGGGGCTGAGCTGACCAGCTTCAGGCTGCTGGCTACCGGCAATGAATATATCTGGAGCGGGGACGCTGAATTCTGGACAGGCCGTTCACCGGTGCTGTTCCCGATCATCGGAGCGGCCCGCGGCGGAAAAATCCGCACCGGCGGCAGCACCTACGCTATCGGTAATCACGGCTTTGCCAGACGAAGCGAATTTACACTGGTTGAAGCCACAGACACCCAGGCTGTCTTCCGGCTGTCCTCGAATGAGCAGACTTTGGCCAGCTATCCCTATACATTCAGCCTGGTGCTCACCTATATCCTGAGCGGCAGCACCCTCGAGATCAGCTACCGTGTCGAGAATACGGATGAGCAGGATATTTATTTTCAGCTTGGAACCCATCCGGCCTTCAACTGCCCGCTGGGCGGGCAGGGCGCTATCACTGATAACTACCTGGAGTTCTCCGAGCCGGAGCAGCTGGAGCGTCTGTTCCTGAATGATGAGGGTCTTGTCATCAGCGGCAAAAGTGCCCCTGTCCTGGACAACGGACAGCAGCTGTCCCTCTCCCATGAAATGTTCCTGGAGGGTGCGCTGATTTTTCAGGGTGTAAAATCAAACACAATTATGCTAAAAAGCAGACTCACAGACCAAACTGTATCCGTCACCTCCCAAGGCTTCCCTGATCTCGGCCTCTGGCAGCCGAAGAATGCACCGTTCGTGTGCATCGAGCCCTGGCAGGGCATCGCCGACGGAGAGGATTTCACGGGAGAATTGCAGGAAAAGACCGGCGTAATCAACCTTCCGCAGGGCGGGCATTTCAACAGCTCGCTGAAGATCCAAATCCGCTAA